The segment TCCTGCGACCTGCACAAGTTCGGGTACGCGCCCAAGGGGGCGTCCGTGCTGCTCTTCCGCGACCAGCCGATGCGGCTCGCCGCGTACTTCGCCTGCGCCCAGTGGCCCGGCTACCCGGTGGTCAACTCGACCGTCCAGAGCAGCAAGGGCGCCGGCCCGCTGGCCGGCGCCTGGGCCACCCTGCAGGCCCTCGGCGCCGACGGCTACCGCGCGTTGGGGCGCGCCGCGCTCGACGCCACCCGGCGGCTGGTCGCGGGCGTCGGGGCGATCGACGGCCTGCGGGTGCTCGGCGCCCCGGACGCCACCCTGGTCGCCATCGGCACCTCGGGCGACGACCCGCTCGACCTCTGGGAGCTCGCCGACGAGTCGCGCGCCCGCGGCTTCTTCCTCCAGCCCCAGCTGAGCGTCGACGGCCTGCCCGCCAGCCTGCACGTCACCCTCACAGGGGTCAGCGGCGAGGGCGTCGACGCGCTGCTCGCCGCGGTGCGGGAGAGCGTCGCCGCCGTCCGCGCCCGCGGCCCGGTCGCCCCGCCGACCGACGTCCTCGCCCTGCTCGACGGCCTCGACCTCTACCTGCTGGACGACGCCGCCTTCGCCTCGCTGCTCCCCGCCACCGGCCTCGCCCTCGCCCCCGACCCGGACTCCGGGGCGGGGTCCGGCACCCGGATGGCCGGCGTCAACCGGCTCCTCGACGCGCTCCCCCCGCACCTGCGCGACCAGTTGGCGACCCGCTTCCTCTCCGCGCTGTACTCCCCGTACCTGGGCGGCTGACCGTACCTGGGCGGCTGACCGCGCCGGAGCGGCTGATCGCGCCGGGGCGGTCTCAGCCCTCCAGCGCGGCGATCGCCTCGGCCAGCCAGCGCTTCTCCTCGGTGCCCGTCGCGCGGGCGATCCGCAGCATGCCCTGCCGGAAGAGGTCGGGCGCCTGCTCGGCCCGGACCGGCTCGCCGTCGCGGTAGAAGAAGCTCGCCGGGGTGTCGAGGAAGACCTGCCGGCGGCGGAGGACGGCGGCCTGCTCCGCCCGGTCGGGGAGGTGGCGGAGGAAGGAGAGCAGCGTGAAGAAGCGCTGCCCGTCGGTGATCTCGACCTCCTTGGGGCTCCGCAGCCGCTCCCGCAGGCGGGCCCGGCCCGCCCCGGTGAGGGAGAGGGTCCGCCGGGGTGCGGCGCCGCTGCCCGGCTCGGTGCCCTGCTCGACCAGCCCGGCCTTCACCAGCCGGGCGATGGCCGGGTAGAGCGCGCCGTCGCTGACCGGGCGGATGTGGCCGCTGAGGCCCTGGATGCGGGCCTTCAGCTCGTACCCGTGCAGGGGTTCCTCGTGGAGGAAACCCAGAATCGACAGCTCCAGCACGCGGCCGGCCCCTTCCCACGCCCGTCCGGGCCCTTGCCCGTCCGACCCGGCCATGCTACCTCTTTTCGCTGTACCTCGATTCGAGGTACAGCGAAAAGAGGGGGGCTCGGCCATGAGGGGGACGGAGCACCGGCGCGCGCTGGTGTCGCTGGCGTACCCGGTCTACCTGGAACTGCTCGCGGGCGTCACCGCCGGGATCGTCAACATGGTCTGGGTGGCGGGGCTCGGCGGGGCGGCCGTCGCGGCGGTGGCGGTCGCCACCAACCTGGAGAACCTGCTGCTCGGCGTGATCCTGGCCGCCGGCTCGGGCACGACCGTGCTGGTCGCCCGGGCCAGGGGCGCCGACGACCCGGCGGCGGTGCGCTCCGCCGTGCGCGGCGGCTGGGCGCTGTGGGCGGCGGTCACCCCGGTGGTGGCGGCGGGCGGGTTCCTGTGCCGCGAGCCGCTCGCCCGGCTGGTGCTCGGCGGCGGCGAGGGCGGCGCGCTGCCGCTCGCCACCGACTACCTGTCCGTCGCGCTGCCGGGCGTCGCGGTGTTCTTCGCGGGCAACGTGGTCGACGGCGTGCTCAAGGGCGCGGGCGACACCCGCACCCCGATGCGGCTCGCCCTGCTCGCCAACGGACTGATCCTCGCCCTGGACCCGCTGCTCATCCTCGGCTGCGGGCTCGGCGTCCGCGGCGCCGCGATCGCCACCGTGCTGGGCCGCACCGCCGCGCTCGGCTGCGGGCTGCGCGCGCTCCGCCGCAACGCCCTGCTGCGCGGGGCCGCCCGGGCCCCCCGGGCCCGGACGGGAACGCTCCGCGCCGACGCCCGCCGGGTCGCCGCGACCGGGCTGCCGATGTCGGCCGACTTCGTCGTCCGGATGACCGGGGCGCTCGTCCTGGTGGCCGTCGTCGCCCGGATCGGCGTCACCGAGGTCGCCGCCTACGGGATCGCCACCAAGGCCGGGTACGTCGCGACGATGGCCTTCTACGCGGTGCGCCAGGCCGCCGCCATCCACACCTCCCACCTGCTCGGCGCCGGACACGACGAACGGCGGGCCGTCGGACGGCAGGCGCTGCTCCTCGGCGGGACGCTGGGGCTCGCCGCCGCGCTGGCGCTGCTCGCCGCCGGGCGGTGGATCATGCTGGCCTTCCACGCCTCGGACGCCGTGACCGCCGCCGGCGCGCTCTACCTGCGCTGCCTGGGGCCCTACCTGGTGCTGCTCGCCTGCTTCATCGCCCTGGGCGGAGTGTTCCAGGGCGGGGGCGACAGCACCGCCCTGGCCCGGATCACCACGTACGGGGTGGCGCTCCAACTGGCCCTCGCCCACGCCCTGTCGGGGGCGGGACTGCCCGGCGTCTGCGCGGCCATGGCCGCCGCCATGGCCGCGCAGTGCGCGGCCGCCGCCCGGCTGTACCGGCGCGCGGCACCCCCGGACCCGCCGGAACGGCCCGGACCGCCCGGCCGCGAACCGTCCGGGGACGACCCGCGCCACCGCCCCGGCACCGCGGCCAGGGGTGTACGTTGACGCCGCGAACGGGGATCCCACGGGTCGGAGGACGGTCATGAGCGTGCCGGTGCCGGTGCCGGGCGCGGCGGTGAGCGCGCGGTGAGCGCCCCGGACGCGGTGGTCGTCGGCAGCGGGCCGAACGGGCTCGCCGCCGCGGTGATACTGGCCCGGGCCGGCCTGGACGTCGAACTGTACGAGGCCGCCGACGAGTTGGGCGGCGGGCTGCGCTCGAAGGCGCTGTTCCGCGACGACATCGTGCACGACGTCTGCGCCGCCGTGCACCCGATGGCGGCGGCCTCCCGCTTCTTCCGCGCGTTCGACCCGGCCGCCCGGGGCGTCGACCTGCTGCTCCCCGAGATCAGCTACGCCCACCCGCTGGACGGCGGCCGGGCCGGCCTCGCCCACCACTCGCTCGACGCCACCTGCGAACGGCTCGGACCGGACGGGCCGCGCTGGCGGGCCCTGATGGCACCGCTGCTCGACCGCAGCCGCGCCCTCGTCGACCTGATGCTCTCCGACCAGCGGCACCCACCCACCGACCCGGCCGTGCCGTTCCTGCTCGCCGGACGGGTACTGCGGCACGGCACCCCGCTGGCCGGACGGCAGTTCACCGGGCCGGAGGCGGCCGCGCTGCTCGCCGGCGTCGCCGCGCACGTGGTCGGCCCGATGCCGACACCCGCCTCCGCCGCGGTCGGCCTGCTGCTCGGCCACCTCGCCCACGGCACCGGCTGGCCGGTGGTCCGCGGCGGCAGCGGCGCGCTGGCCCGTGCCCTCGCCGACGACTTCACCGCGCACGGCGGCCGGGTGCACACCGGCCGCCGGATCACCGACCTGCGCGAGTTCCACCGCTCCCGCGCGGTGCTGCTCGACGTCGGCCCGAAGGAGTTCCTGCGGATCGCCGCGCCCCGACTGCCCGCCCGCTACCGCCGCGCCCTGGCCGCGTTCCGGTACGGGCCGGGCGCCGCCAAGGTCGACTACCTGCTCAGCGGCCCCGTCCCGTGGGCGAACCCGGAGGTCGGCCGGGCCGCCACCGTGCACCTCGGCGGCAGCCACACCGAGGTGTTCCGCCAGGAGACCCTGGTCTCCCGGGGCGTACGCACCGACCGCCCCTTCGTCCTGGTCGTCGACCCGGCCGCCGCCGACCCCTCCCGGGCCCGCCCCGGCGCCCGCCCGCTCTGGGCCTACGCGCACGTGCCGAACGGCGACGACACCGACCCGGTCGCCCTGGTCACCGCCCGGATCGAGGCGTACGCCCCCGGCTTCACCGACACCGTGCTGGCCTCCCGGGGCGTCAGCGCCGCCGCACTGGAGCACTACAACCCCAACTACGTCGGCGGCGACATCGCGGCCGGCGCGATGACCCTCACCCAGTCCCTGATCCGCCCCACCCTCCGCCCCGACCCGCACACCACCCCCCTCCCCGGCGTCTACCTCTGCTCCGCCGCCACCCCACCCGGCCCCGGCGTCCACGGCATGCCCGGGTACTACGCCGCCCGCTCCGCCCTCCGCCACGAATTCGGCCTCCGCCGCCTCCCCTCCCTGGCCCCGCACCCACCCGCCTGACACCCCCGCCCACCGAACACCGCGCCCCCGGCACGACAACACGCCTCCCAGAGAAGCCACTTGGGCAAGCGGAACACCACGCCGCAGGCGGGAAGCAAGGGCCGCAGGCCCAGCACCGCCCCAGGCGGGACAACATGCCGCCCGGGGGCGCTACTTGGGCAGGCGGGTGGCGAGGCCGTCGGCGAGGCGTTGGAGGCCGAATTCGAAGCGGGTGTTCATGTCGGGGTCGGTGAGGTCGTCGGCGAGGGCGACGAGGTTGGGGTAGGTGTCGGGCGCGAGGGCGCGGAAGGTGTCGCCGGCTTCGCGGGCGGCTTGGCCGCGGCCGGCGCCGGCGGCTTCGGTGGCGGAGAGGGGGGACTGCTCCTGGAGGACGAAGCCCTGGACGTAGGCGGAGAGCAGGTAGGAGGCCATCGCGGCGTCGGCGTCGGTGAAGCCGGCGCCGCGGAGGCGGTCGAGTTGGTCCTCCAGGACGGCGAGGATGTGCGGGCCGGGGGCGAGGCGTCCGGCGACGACCTTGGCGGCGTCGCGTTTGGCGAGCAGCAGGGCGCGGTAGCGGCGGCCGTACTCCAGGTACTGGTGGCGCCAGTCGCCGGTGCGGGGCGGGAGTTCGGCGTCGGCGATGATCGCGTCGTTGAGGAGGTCGAGGAGTTCCTCCTTGTTGCGGACGTGCCAGTAGAGCGAGGCGGCCTGGACGCCGATCTCGGCGGCGACCTTGCGCATGGAGAGGCCGGTCAGGCCCTCGCGTTCGAGGACGAGCAGCGCGGCGTCGGCGATGCGTTCGCGGGTGACGGTGCGCGCGGGGGGCGGGGCCACGGTTGCTCCTGGGGGCGGCGGACGGCGCGGTTTCGCGCTTGCAATCTAACACCGTTAGAGCGATGCTGGGGGCGCGATCGCAGCCCCTAACACCGTTAGGGGCCTATTCGGCACGCCCGCAGGGGGAGAGATGGACGACCGCGCCACCGGCACCACCGGCACCACGAGCGCCCGCCGCAAGCGGCAGGCGCTCGCCACGCTCTGCGTCACGATGTTCATGGCGATGCTGGACAACGTCATCGTCAACATCGCCCTCCCCCGGATCGGCCGGGACCTGGACGCGGGCATCAGCGGCCTGCAGTGGGTCGCCGAGGGCTACAGCCTGGTGTACGCGGCGCTGCTGCTGACCGGCGGCACGCTCGGCGACCGGTACGGCCGGACCAGGGTGTTCCGGCTCGGGCTGGCGCTGTTCACGCTGGGCTCGGCGGGGGCCGCGCTCGCGGGCGGGCTCGGCGGGATCGGCGCGCTGGTCGCGGCCCGGATGCTGCAGGGTGTCGGCGCGGCGCTGCTGACGCCGGGCAGCCTGGCGATCCTGCGGCAGGTGTTCACGGACGAGCGGGAGCGGGCCCGGGCGATCGGCCTCTGGTCGGGCGTCTCGGCGCTGGGCCTGTCGGTCGGGCCGGTGGTCGGCGGTCCGATGGTGGACGCGTTCGGCTGGGCCGGCGTGTTCTGGATCAACGTGCCGGTCGGCCTGGTCGGCCTGGTGCTGGCGTACCGGGTGCTGCCGGAGGTCGCGCCGCGCCCCCGGCGGGTGGACGCGGTGGGGCTGGCGCTGTCGGCGGGCGGGCTGGGCGCGCTGGTGTACGGGCTGGTCGAGGGCACGGGCCGGGGCTGGACGGACGGCCGGGTACTGGCCTGCGGGCTGGCGGCGGCGGTGCTGCTGGGGCTGTTCGTCCTGGTCGAACTGCGGGTCGCCGAGCCGATGCTGGAGCTGCGGATGTTCCGCGACCGGGTGTTGGCGGGGGCACTGCTGAGCGGGCTGATGGTGAGTTTCGGGATGTTCGGCGCACTGTTCTTCCTGCCGCTGATGCTGCAGGGCGTGATGCGCTGGTCGCCGACCGCCGCCGGGTACGCGGGCCTGCCGATGAGCGTGGTGATCGTGTTCGCGGCGCCGCTGTCGGGTCGGCTGACCGCCCGGTACGGGCCGCGCCGGCCGCTGGCGCTGGGCATCGCGCTGTGCGCGGTGGGCCTGGGCGGGCTGTCGCTGTACTCGGGGCAGGCGCACTACTGGTCGTACGCGTGGGCCCTGGTGCTGCTGGGCCTCGGCATGGGCCTGACCTTCACGCCGGTGTCGATCGCGGTGCTGGGGCGGGTCGCCCCGGAGCGCACCGGCATGGCCTCGGCGGCCGTCAACACGCTGCGCGAACTCGGCGGTGTGCTGGGCATCGCCGTGCTGGGCGCCGTCCTGACCGACCGGCTGACCGGCGCACTGACCGGCTCCCTGCACCGGCTCGGCCTGCCCGCGGACGGCGTGCCGCACGCGGTCGCCGCGCTCGCCGGCCACGGCGCGGCGGACGCCGCCCCGGCCGTGGCGCCCGTCCGGGCCGCCGTGGACGCCTCCTTCGTGGACGCCCTGCACCTGGCACTGCGCTGCGGCTCGGCGGCCCTCGCCGCGACCGCCGTCCTGGTCGCCCTGCTGCTCCGCCCGTCGGCCGTGCCGTCGGCCGCCCCGGCGCCCACCCCGGCCGCACCCGTCCCCAACCCCGCACCAGCCGACGCCATCTGACGCTACATCAGCCACGACCCGTCCGGGCTCGGCGGGCAGTTGAGCGAGTGTGGTGAACGCGTACGGTTTCGACGCCTCCGTTCGCTAGCATGACCGGCTCAAGTGGTCGGACCGACACCGGCAGTGGAGGATGGCGTGCTGAGCGTGGGCCCGGACGGCAACGGCGGCAGTGGCGGCGGCGGGGACGGCTTCCGGGTGGAGCCGGGCGAGTTGGACGGGGCCGGGCGGACGGCGAGCGGCGTCGCCGAGCAGGTCCCCGGCGGCACCTCCCGGGTGCTGGGCGCCTCGGACGCCGCCGAGGCCGGGCTGCGCGGCTGGAGCACCGGCGGCGAACTCGACTCCTGCACCGACGAGTGGCGGCGGCTGCTGGACGCGCTCTCCGCCGAGATGGACCGGCAGGGCGACGACCTGCGGCGGACCGCGGCGAACTACCGCCGGGCCGATCAGGAGGCCGCCCGCGGCCTGACGGCGGGGCGGTGAGCATGGACGTCCCCACCCTGCGCGACGCCGACCCGGAGCGGCTGTTCGGCGCCGCCGACGCGTACGCCGCGCTGGCCGAGGCGTTCTCCGGCCACGCCGACACCTGGCGGACCGGCGTCGACGGCCGCGTCCGGCACTCCGGCTGGACCGGCACCGCCGCCGACGGCGCCCACCGCTCGCTCTCCCGCACCACCGGCAAGCTGGCCGCCGCCCACCTGGAGCTGTCCCGGATCGCGCCGGTGCTGCGCGAGGGCGCCGAGGCGTTCCTGAGCGCCCGCTCCAAACTGCGGGCCGCGCTCGCCTACGCGGCCGCGCACGGCTTCACCGTCGCCGACGACGGCGGCGTCTCCTGGCCGGCGCCCACCCCCGCCGAACTCCACGACCCGGACGCCGCCGACCGCTCCCGGCAGGGCGGCGACCTGCGCGACCGGATCGCCGACGCGCTCACCGAGGCCGCGCACGCCGACCAGGTCACCGCCCAGCGCCTGCGCCGGTACACCGAGGACGCCCGCACCGGCGCCGGCCTCGACCCCGGCACCGCCGCGATGCGCCTGAACAGCGCCGTGGTCGACGCGCTCAGCCCGCTCGGCGGCGGCGAGGACCTGGTCCGGGCCGGCCTGCCCGGCAAGGACGCCCCGCCGACCGAGGTCAACGCCTGGTGGAAGTCGCTCCCGCCGGACGAACAGCAGCGCCTGCTCCAGGCGTACCCGGCCGAACTCGGCAACCGCGACGGCCTGCCGACGCCCGCCCGCGACCAGGCCAACCGGATCAACCTGGACCGGCTGGTCACCGAACTCTCCGGCCGCCAGGACCTCTCCGACTGGGACCGGAAGAAGCTGGAGGGCTTCCGGGCGATCCAGGGCCGGCTCGCCGAGGAGCGGGGCAAACAGCCCCCCGCCTACCTGATGGTGATCGGCGACCAGGGCCAGGGCCGGGCCGCGATCGCCTACGGCAACCCGGACACCGCCGACGACGTGGTCGCCTACGTGCCCGGCCTGAACACCGAGGTCAAGAACATGGCGGGCGGCGACGCCAACCGGGCCCGCGACCTGTGGCAGGCCGCGCACGACACCGACCCGAGCCGCTCCACCGCCTCGATCGCCTGGCTCGGCTACGACACCCCGCAGGTCAAGGGCATCAGCCCCGACATGTTCGCGGTGGCCGGCGACGACCGGGCCAGACAAGGCGGCGCGGCCTACCAGGACTTCCTCCAGGGCCTGCGCGCCTCGCACGAGGGACAGCCCGCGCACCTCACCGCGCTCGGCCACTCGTACGGCTCGTTCACCGTCGGCCAGGCCGCGCAGCGCCCCGGCGGGATCCCGGCGGACGACGTCATCCTGGTCGGCTCGCCCGGCACCGGCGCCCAGCAGGCGTCCCAACTCGGCGTCGGCGCGGGGCACGTGTGGGTCGGCGCGGCCGAGCACGACCCGGTCTCCCAGCTGCCCAGCCACGACGAGGCCAAGGGCATCGGCATCGGCGCGGGCATCGGCGGCCTGCTCGGCGGCCCGCTCGGCGCGGTGGCCGGCGGCTTCCTCGGCGACAAGATCGCGGGGCACAATGACCCCGACGAGCTGTGGTTCGGCCAGGACCCGGCGAGCCGCGAGTTCGGGGCGCACCGCTTCGACGTCGCCGACGGCCCGCTGGGCTTCGAATCGCACTCCGACTACTGGAACCAGGGCGACGGCCGGGACGGGCACTCGCTGCGCAACATGGGCTTGATCGTCTCCGGCCACGGCGACCGGGTGTCCGGACAGGAGTACCGATGAACGAGGACCTCGGGCCCGAGCTGCTCGCCGCACGCGCCGCGCTGGACGAACTGCTCGACTCCGCCCCCGCCGCCCTCGTCCCGGCGGTCGCCTGGGCAGACGGCCCGTACGTCGCGGTCGCCCACGAACACGCCTTCACCCGCGAACCGGACGGCACCGCCCACCTGGAGAAGCGCCGCTACCTGCTGACCCGGATCGCCGAGCACCGCTACCCCGACCTGCTCGCCCAACTCGGCCGCTCCTGGCGCGAACGCGGCTGGGCGGTGGAGGCCGAGGACGACCCGGTGCTGCCCGTACTGCGCGCCAAATCCCCTTACGGGCAAGCCGAGTTCAGGATCGGCTTCGCCGGCAACGGCACCCTGCTGGCCCGGGTCGACGGCCTGGCCGCGCCGGGCGTCTCCTACCCGTTCGGCGGGGCCAGCACGGTGCCGATCGGACCGGACGGTTCGATGGACACCATGCCCCGGCGGCAGGACCCGTTCTGGTCGGTCTAGGGTCTGGGCAGGCGATCCGACGGAGGGGACACGGATGAGGCTGCGGGTGGCGGGCGCCGTCGCACTGCTGGTGCTGGGCCTGGGAACGGCGGGCTGCGGCGAGTCCGCGGGCGGCTCGAAGCCGCCGGTGGTGGCACTGGACACCGCCCGTACCCGGCTGCGCGAACTGGTCGAGGGCACCACCGGGGCGCTCACCCCCGCCGTCCGGTACGCCGACGACGCGTACCGGGCCGTCCCGCACGAGAACGCCGCCCGGGACAACGACGGCACCGCCAAACTGACGCTCCGCCGCTACGTGCTGACCAAGGTGTCGGCCGCCAACCAGCCGCGCCTGCTGGAGCAGGTCCGGGCCTACTGGAGCGGCCTCGGCTACACCCCGCACGACACCGGCGCTCCCGACCTGGCGAGCGCCACCGCCCCCGACGGCACCGGCGTGACGGTCAGCGTCGGCGCGGTCGGCAACGTCACCGTGATCGCCGACGCCTGGGTGCGGGACCCCGGCAGCACCGCCCCGTTCGGCCCCGCCCCGAGCCCGCTGCCGACCGGGAAGGACGGCGGGCCGGACACCGTACCGACCTTCGAGGACCCGGCCTGGTCCTGAACGCGCCTCGGCGGGCGCCCACCGCGTGCCCGCCGCGTGCCCACCGCGTGCCCACCGTGCGGACGAATCGGGGCCGACCGGTGCCGATCGGGCGTCAGGACCGGTCTGACGCACAGTAGTTGGCGGGTGGCATTGGGCTGACGTGACCATGCTGGTTATAGTCGGAACGATCTAGCCGGAACGGCGGCCGGCCGAGGGGTCTTCCTCGGTACCGCCATGTCGCGTTCCGGCGCGCCGTGCCGCCGTGCCGGCCGTCGCCCCTGGGCTTGTCGTGTTCCGCGTCGACCACGGGGAGAGACGGCAATGGCTCAGTTGACCGGGCGGAGGCGCAGCGTGCTGGCCGCTTTGACGGGCGGGACGCTGCTGTTGAGCGGCTGCGGCGTCATCGGGATCGGTGGCGGTTCGAGCGACCAGGCGGACCTGCGGGCGCTGCTGCCGGAGCGGGTGCGGAAGGCGGGGGTGCTCACGGTGGGGTCGTCGTTCACGGCGGCGCCGGTGGTGTACCGCAACGACCGCAACGAGCCGGACGGCCTGGATCCGCACCTGGCGCAGAAGTTGGGGTCGCTGCTGGGGGTGCGGGTGGAGTTCCAGGACGCGGGCGTGTTCGCGAACGTGCTGCCGGGCCTGCTGGGCGGCAAGTACGACATCGCGATGTCGGGGATCACCGACACCCGGGAGCGCGAGCAGGGCCTGGACAAGAACGGCAAGCAGGTCAACGCGGGCGTGGACTTCGTCGACTACTTCATGGCGGGCATCGGCATCGCCGTGGACAAGGGCAACCCGAAGGAGATCACCGACATCGACCGGCTCTGCGGGCACACCGTGACGGTCAAGAAGGGCACCACGCACGCCGACCTGGCGGCCCGGCAGAAGGCGGTCTGCGATCCGGCCGGACGGCCGCTGACGATCATGGAGACGGACAGCGACAACGCCGCGATCGAGAACCTGAAGGGCCCGGCGGACGCGTACATCACCGACTACCCGAAGGCGACGTACGCGGTGCAGACGGTCGGGAACGGCACCCTGTTCGACATCGGCGGCCCGCAGATCCAGCCGCGCCCGTTCGGGATCGCGCTGCGCAAGGAGGACGGCCGGCTGCGGGACGTGCTGATGCGGGCGATGAACCGGCTGATCATGGACGGGACGTACGACCAGGTGCTGGCCGACCACCAGCTGACGGTCGGCGCGATCCAGAACGCGGTCACCAACGGGCCGTAGACCGCGGGCCGCGCCCCCGGGGTCTCAGCCGGTGGCGAAGGCGAGCACCGCCACGTCGTCGGTGAGCGCGCCCGCGTGGCGGCGGACGTCGTGGTCGAGGAAGGCGACCGCGTCGTCCGGTCCGGTGGCGGGGAGGGTGGCGAGGCGGTCGGCGAGCGGGTAGAAGGCGCCGCCGCGGTCGCGGGCCTCGGTGAGGCCGTCGGTGTGCAGCAGCAGGGTGCGGCCGGGCGGCAGCGGGACGGCGGTGGGCGGTTCGGCGGGACCGGCGGCGAGGTGGCCGAGGCCGAGCGGGAGGTCCTCGGGGCAGTGGACGGCGTCGACCCGGCCGGGGGCGAGCAGCAGCGGGCTGAGGTGACCGCGGTTGACCACCTCGACCCGGTCGGTGCCGGGGCGGTGCTGGACGAGGACGGCGGTGACGAACAGTTCGCGGTCGCCGTCCTGTTCGGCGGCGCGGCGCACGGCGCGGTCCAACTGGTCGGCGAGTTCGCCGAGTCCGGCGGTCTCGTGGGCGGCGATCCGGAACGCGCCGATCACGTCGGCGACGGTGCGGACGGCGTCCAGGCCCTTGCCGCGGACGTCGCCGAGCAGGATCCGG is part of the Kitasatospora setae KM-6054 genome and harbors:
- a CDS encoding pyridoxal phosphate-dependent decarboxylase family protein, producing MTDRQSFLPEAGRPAADLLAELRALTAADLPTRGGRTTAYTYDAGRPEVRAAAEGAYLAMLEVNGLDPTAFPSIVALERRVVGAVAARLGGDGATPGVFTSGGTESIMLAVKAARDSRPEVAEPEIVVPATAHAAFFKAGKYLKVKVVAVPVDPETFRAVPAAMAAACTERTVLLVASAPSYAHGVVDPVAAIAAAAAERGLPCHVDACVGGWLLPWLAEAGADVPPFDLSVPGVTSLSCDLHKFGYAPKGASVLLFRDQPMRLAAYFACAQWPGYPVVNSTVQSSKGAGPLAGAWATLQALGADGYRALGRAALDATRRLVAGVGAIDGLRVLGAPDATLVAIGTSGDDPLDLWELADESRARGFFLQPQLSVDGLPASLHVTLTGVSGEGVDALLAAVRESVAAVRARGPVAPPTDVLALLDGLDLYLLDDAAFASLLPATGLALAPDPDSGAGSGTRMAGVNRLLDALPPHLRDQLATRFLSALYSPYLGG
- a CDS encoding PadR family transcriptional regulator; the encoded protein is MLELSILGFLHEEPLHGYELKARIQGLSGHIRPVSDGALYPAIARLVKAGLVEQGTEPGSGAAPRRTLSLTGAGRARLRERLRSPKEVEITDGQRFFTLLSFLRHLPDRAEQAAVLRRRQVFLDTPASFFYRDGEPVRAEQAPDLFRQGMLRIARATGTEEKRWLAEAIAALEG
- a CDS encoding MATE family efflux transporter, which translates into the protein MRGTEHRRALVSLAYPVYLELLAGVTAGIVNMVWVAGLGGAAVAAVAVATNLENLLLGVILAAGSGTTVLVARARGADDPAAVRSAVRGGWALWAAVTPVVAAGGFLCREPLARLVLGGGEGGALPLATDYLSVALPGVAVFFAGNVVDGVLKGAGDTRTPMRLALLANGLILALDPLLILGCGLGVRGAAIATVLGRTAALGCGLRALRRNALLRGAARAPRARTGTLRADARRVAATGLPMSADFVVRMTGALVLVAVVARIGVTEVAAYGIATKAGYVATMAFYAVRQAAAIHTSHLLGAGHDERRAVGRQALLLGGTLGLAAALALLAAGRWIMLAFHASDAVTAAGALYLRCLGPYLVLLACFIALGGVFQGGGDSTALARITTYGVALQLALAHALSGAGLPGVCAAMAAAMAAQCAAAARLYRRAAPPDPPERPGPPGREPSGDDPRHRPGTAARGVR
- a CDS encoding phytoene desaturase family protein, which translates into the protein MSAPDAVVVGSGPNGLAAAVILARAGLDVELYEAADELGGGLRSKALFRDDIVHDVCAAVHPMAAASRFFRAFDPAARGVDLLLPEISYAHPLDGGRAGLAHHSLDATCERLGPDGPRWRALMAPLLDRSRALVDLMLSDQRHPPTDPAVPFLLAGRVLRHGTPLAGRQFTGPEAAALLAGVAAHVVGPMPTPASAAVGLLLGHLAHGTGWPVVRGGSGALARALADDFTAHGGRVHTGRRITDLREFHRSRAVLLDVGPKEFLRIAAPRLPARYRRALAAFRYGPGAAKVDYLLSGPVPWANPEVGRAATVHLGGSHTEVFRQETLVSRGVRTDRPFVLVVDPAAADPSRARPGARPLWAYAHVPNGDDTDPVALVTARIEAYAPGFTDTVLASRGVSAAALEHYNPNYVGGDIAAGAMTLTQSLIRPTLRPDPHTTPLPGVYLCSAATPPGPGVHGMPGYYAARSALRHEFGLRRLPSLAPHPPA
- a CDS encoding TetR/AcrR family transcriptional regulator, with product MAPPPARTVTRERIADAALLVLEREGLTGLSMRKVAAEIGVQAASLYWHVRNKEELLDLLNDAIIADAELPPRTGDWRHQYLEYGRRYRALLLAKRDAAKVVAGRLAPGPHILAVLEDQLDRLRGAGFTDADAAMASYLLSAYVQGFVLQEQSPLSATEAAGAGRGQAAREAGDTFRALAPDTYPNLVALADDLTDPDMNTRFEFGLQRLADGLATRLPK
- a CDS encoding MFS transporter, which produces MDDRATGTTGTTSARRKRQALATLCVTMFMAMLDNVIVNIALPRIGRDLDAGISGLQWVAEGYSLVYAALLLTGGTLGDRYGRTRVFRLGLALFTLGSAGAALAGGLGGIGALVAARMLQGVGAALLTPGSLAILRQVFTDERERARAIGLWSGVSALGLSVGPVVGGPMVDAFGWAGVFWINVPVGLVGLVLAYRVLPEVAPRPRRVDAVGLALSAGGLGALVYGLVEGTGRGWTDGRVLACGLAAAVLLGLFVLVELRVAEPMLELRMFRDRVLAGALLSGLMVSFGMFGALFFLPLMLQGVMRWSPTAAGYAGLPMSVVIVFAAPLSGRLTARYGPRRPLALGIALCAVGLGGLSLYSGQAHYWSYAWALVLLGLGMGLTFTPVSIAVLGRVAPERTGMASAAVNTLRELGGVLGIAVLGAVLTDRLTGALTGSLHRLGLPADGVPHAVAALAGHGAADAAPAVAPVRAAVDASFVDALHLALRCGSAALAATAVLVALLLRPSAVPSAAPAPTPAAPVPNPAPADAI
- a CDS encoding type VII secretion target, with product MLSVGPDGNGGSGGGGDGFRVEPGELDGAGRTASGVAEQVPGGTSRVLGASDAAEAGLRGWSTGGELDSCTDEWRRLLDALSAEMDRQGDDLRRTAANYRRADQEAARGLTAGR
- a CDS encoding alpha/beta hydrolase translates to MDVPTLRDADPERLFGAADAYAALAEAFSGHADTWRTGVDGRVRHSGWTGTAADGAHRSLSRTTGKLAAAHLELSRIAPVLREGAEAFLSARSKLRAALAYAAAHGFTVADDGGVSWPAPTPAELHDPDAADRSRQGGDLRDRIADALTEAAHADQVTAQRLRRYTEDARTGAGLDPGTAAMRLNSAVVDALSPLGGGEDLVRAGLPGKDAPPTEVNAWWKSLPPDEQQRLLQAYPAELGNRDGLPTPARDQANRINLDRLVTELSGRQDLSDWDRKKLEGFRAIQGRLAEERGKQPPAYLMVIGDQGQGRAAIAYGNPDTADDVVAYVPGLNTEVKNMAGGDANRARDLWQAAHDTDPSRSTASIAWLGYDTPQVKGISPDMFAVAGDDRARQGGAAYQDFLQGLRASHEGQPAHLTALGHSYGSFTVGQAAQRPGGIPADDVILVGSPGTGAQQASQLGVGAGHVWVGAAEHDPVSQLPSHDEAKGIGIGAGIGGLLGGPLGAVAGGFLGDKIAGHNDPDELWFGQDPASREFGAHRFDVADGPLGFESHSDYWNQGDGRDGHSLRNMGLIVSGHGDRVSGQEYR
- a CDS encoding transporter substrate-binding domain-containing protein → MAQLTGRRRSVLAALTGGTLLLSGCGVIGIGGGSSDQADLRALLPERVRKAGVLTVGSSFTAAPVVYRNDRNEPDGLDPHLAQKLGSLLGVRVEFQDAGVFANVLPGLLGGKYDIAMSGITDTREREQGLDKNGKQVNAGVDFVDYFMAGIGIAVDKGNPKEITDIDRLCGHTVTVKKGTTHADLAARQKAVCDPAGRPLTIMETDSDNAAIENLKGPADAYITDYPKATYAVQTVGNGTLFDIGGPQIQPRPFGIALRKEDGRLRDVLMRAMNRLIMDGTYDQVLADHQLTVGAIQNAVTNGP